DNA sequence from the Fusarium verticillioides 7600 chromosome 2, whole genome shotgun sequence genome:
AGGTAcataagaagaagaactgggGTAGACATGTATCCGCCGATCGGAAGACCATATCGAACGCAGATGGACTGGGGAACAATTTCACCAAAAATAACTGTTGCGGTTAGCAAAGCCTACCAGAGCTATTATATTTCACATACCGATGAGAACAGTACTGCCAacgacagcagcaacacctcCTCCAAGAGTTCGGTCCAATACAACGGGAAGTGACTCGTTGACAATGACATTGGATAGCAGCAGTGTGACCAGAACCCAATGCTTTCCTCGTTTTAACAATTTCAACACACGTTTCGCATTCTTAGACTGTGATTCCGCGGGATCGCCCGATAAAACCTGGAGATAAATACTGTCTTGTCCCATCAAACTGGGTAGGTCAGCATGCATCGCGCATCGCCAAGAGGGAGGGGAACTTGCGCAATTGTCAATCCAGCAAAAgcaccaccaagaagaaccaggacCATTGAGGCAACAGCGAGGACCCAGAGGCTGGGACCGCCCTCTTCGCCAGCGTCATGGTGGCCCTTAGTGTCAACTGGAAAGGCAGAGACAGCCGTCAAGCTCGCACCAAAGACTCGGCCCAGACCAATGACAGCCGGTCGTATTGAGCCCATGTTGTATCGTCCAGCGTTCGCCATTGTGACGGTATGGGTATGTCGTATATCGAGTGTATAGATATATGAGTTATCTCGTCACCGCAAGGCGAGGCGGGAAGACCGCGAATGCCGATTGTCAAAGGTCAGATTGAGTTGATGAACGCGTTCAAAGCAGGCCAAGGTAATCAATTTCCGACGGATAGGCGCAAGCGACCTTGGCAATGCTTACACGATAATGACCGGAATGTGGCTGAGACAGGGGAGCTCGgggtcaagatgaagcttgaagagaTGCTGTCGATAAGAACCTGAAGCTATTCGGACAATTGAAGTCTTTTTGACTCGTTTCGTCTAGTCAAAATCCAACCTTTTGGCACCAAAGGTGAgctttgatgaagaacaagaacgacGAAGCAAAAGAAGTGGGACGAAAGGGTTGGAATTAGCTACCTTATCCTTGGATGATACGGGTCATCTAACTCGCGAGCACGATGACGAAGGGGAACTGCCAGGGAGGAGAGGACGATTTTATTGGTGGAGGCGCCACTAGACCAGGTCCAGATCCCGAATGCAGTAGTACGAAGTCCACTAAAATCTTGACGTTGCAGAAGCTAAACCCGTTCGTTACGATGCCCTTAGTTTCCCAGCTAAAACCCGGATGAGGTCATGACAAAGACAATCGATTCATTCATGGATTGTCAGggagaggcaagaaaactggGGATCCCTATAAGGTAactaaatgacaaaaagatttGTGTATAAGTTTAGAATAGACCCATCAGACCTTTAGTTCAATCATTTGGCACCAAGCTTAGGGCTAGAAATTTCTTCAGAGCATGTGATAATCGTCTCATAATAAAGGTTTATTTtatctttcttttcttctaAGCCAGCACTCCTAGCTGTAGTCACGATTGCATTGCCACCCTTGAGCATGTTGAATGGTATCCTCACGTCGTTCGACTAACCAGCACCGTGATCACAGCTTAACCAgtccaacatcaagaactccTGGGGAGTTATTCAAGTCCTCCAAGACTTCACCACTCACTGGCCCGAGAACACCAAGAATCATCAATGCCTCGTTGCCTTTCGGGTCAGGCGGGGTGTCGGCTCCCTTAGTAGCTTCGGGATCCAGACTGGCCACTTGCATGAACTTGATGTTAATCCCGTGCTGGCCTAAAACCATCCCTACTCCCCCGATCTTGCCAGGCTCATCATAGTTGTGCAGTATAATTAAGGTTCCCTCCGGTGTAAACACGCCATTGAACCTGTCCaacttggagatgaagactcGTTCATCACTCGCGTAGCCTTCAATCACCTGCTCACTACCACTGCTGCCAGCCTGGTATGAACGTAGTGTCACCAGGTTGGCATAAGTCGAAGGCGAATCGCCAGAACGAGTCTCGCTAATCACAATGCCTTTCTCTTTGGCAATGAGTGCTGCGTTGACCATGTTGATGTGCGAGTCGCTGAACGTGGACACGAGACCTttgacaagagcagcaaaCAGcggcttggtgttggtcaTGCCAGCCAGGTCGCCGTGATATGTGAGCTCGAATCGACGTCCCCCTATCATGCCCCCTTTACTGCGCACGAAGTGCTGCGTATAGAGACGACCCATCTTTTCGACAAGCTGCACAGATGGTTGCAGCTTGCGGTACTCTTCCGGCATGATAATAGGGGCATTGACAGCGCTAGTAGGAAGTCCACCATGAAGAATCTCTAGGACCTGCTTGCAGACATCCATTGAAACATTCTCCTGTGCCTCTACCGTTGAGGCTCCCAGGTGAGGTGTCGCAACAACCTTGGGGTGTTGACTGAGCcgggctgctgctgagtctgGGGCCAGTGGCTCTGAAGACCAGACGTCAATACCCGCTCCTGCGATCCATCCCTCATCAAGTGCTTTTATTAAAGCCTCCTCATTATACACACCGCCGCGTGCAACATTGAGCACACGagctgtcttcttcatctttttaAACTCTGCCTCGCCAACTAAGTCCAGCGTTGTAGCAAGCAGGGGCGTATGAATGGTCAGAAAGTCAACCACAGGAAGCAGGTCCTCCAACCCAGGGACCAGCTCAACGCCTGTTTGACGAGCCATGTCGGTGCTTGCATAAGGATCGACTGCCTTAACTGCCATCCCAAGACCTATGGCCATGCGAGCGACATTCATTCCAACCTTGCCCAAACCGATGATGCCGAGGGTCTTACGgccgacttcaacacccaCGAGCTTGCTTCGCTCCCAGCGGCCAGCCTTGACACTGCTGTCTGCCTGGCCCACATTACGAGCTGTTGAAAGGAGGAGTGCAATAGTGTGTTCTGCCGCTGCAAGGATGTTGCCTGAAGGAGAGTTCACAACAATAACGCCTTGGGCGCTTGCGGCAGGGACATCTATGTtatcaactccaacaccagCCCGAGCAACAACCCTCAGCTTTCGTCCAGCTTGGACGACTTCAGCTGTAACTTGCGTCTCGGAGCGAATAATCAGGCCATGGTAGTCAGGGATCAAATTGATAAGCTCAGGGGCCGTTAATCCTTTACGGTTGTCAACGTCAAAGTGAGGGGTGAGTAAAGCTAGTCCATCTGGAGATACTTTCTCAGGTACGAGGATCTTAAGACGGTTTGAGTGGCCAGTAGAAGTTGTGTCAAAAGTAGCTGAAGGGGACATGGTGAGTCGAGTAGGTGGTATTCTGAAGTACTTGCAAAGACGGTGTGTATACTAAGAACAGTTCAAGTGAGGGCACAAGGCTCAGTATAAGTAAAAAGATCGAGATGACGTCCCcctcttgtctttgtccTCCCATGAGACAGATAACCGCCACCTTTTTGGCTACCCAATCCAAGGAGCCCagatcagccttgatcaCCGTTTCTCAAAGTAAAAGTCCTTAATAAGAACGGGCAGATTGAGATGCAGAAGTCTGTCCTCCCATGCAAGCACCCCACGGAGGCAGTGATCTCTGGCGCGGGGGTTGTTCATCTACGCGCGTAAAGCTCTTTCGGCGAGTGAAGTATTGTGATTACAGTCAGAGTACTACGGCACGGTACAGGATATGGCGGGGCACCAAGAGAGTAACCATCAATGTCCGTggagcttgaagcttgaGCTTTAGTGTGGCACCAGTATCTCAGACTCAGCCTAAGCTGCAACCCCTCATTTCTCCATGTTCAACTACTGCAAGCCACGGCCCGTCGTGGGGTACATAGTACAAGCATTCCAGTGCCACCGCTGGAAACGACCCGTGTCTGCCGGGCAAAGAAGTCCAGTTGCATTGGATACGCTCACCTGGTACATGACGGGGCGAAAACACGGCAACATGGCTCACCGGTCAACCCGGGATATGGTCTCAATGGGCACAAATGCCTGTATCGATattctcgaagccatcatctATTGGAGGGCGCTATTAAGTAATTGGCCTCTAACAGAGATGGATATCACTGTAACTATCAAGGTACAAAAAGACTATTTGTACGATGAGAGCCTTATTAACCGGCGGGAGAAAACGACCGGAGATCAATTGTTTGCCCCACGCCATTTACATTGTGCATCGCTTGCTCTGcattatgatgatgattggcTTCATTTCCCTTCTTATGCGGTAAAACATATCAGATTTGTTGCCTTGTTTAACGAGATCATTTTCTAAGTTTGAaatctcaatcttgaggtATAGGGCTTCGTTGTTATAGAATATGTATGTAGCGGCATCTAGAAGTTCTCCTTGCCAGAGAACTTCTCATTCTGTACAAGCTCAATCCAGTAGCCATCAGGATCCAGCAAGAAGGCAACGTTCTTCATTCGGCCGTCTGTaagtctcttcttccagctcaCGTTCAGATCCTCGAATCGCTTGCAAGCCGCGTCAATGTTGTCAACCGAAACGCCTAAACTTGTTAGCTTCATGTATGCTCTCCTACACAGATATTAACTCACAGATGTGGCCGAATCCCTGAGGCTGGCTGTTACCATCATGATAGTGGAAGTTCTCGTCTTTCTCGGTGCCATAGTTCCATGTCAATTCGAGAAGACCCTCCCGATGGGTAATGGTATTCTCATCCTGGCCTTCAGGGAAAGGCTGATCGCCAGGGTATCCGAGGAAGTAGAGGTTGAAGCCGGCCTCAGGGTTCTCAAGGGTGCGCAGTCGAGACATGCCAAGAACCTCCTGATAGTACTTCAAGGacttctcagcatccttgacaCGAAGCATGGTGTGGTTCTAGATCATTAGCTAGAGATTCTAGAAGATCGGCAAGAATGGTGAACAAACCATAGTGTACGTTGATACATCAGtctccttcacatcctcTGTCTGCTTGTAATCGTTTCTGGCAACCACCTCGACCCAGTAGCCATCAGGGTCAAGTACAAAGGCGATGTTTCGCATGCGTCCATCCGTCAGCTTTTTCTGGAACTTGTAACCAGCATCCTCAATACGCTTGCAGGCAGCCTGGATGTTGTCGACGGCAATGCAGGTGTGGCCAAAACCACGGTTAGGCTCTTGGTTACCATTGTTCACCTTGTACTCAGGATCATCCTCAGTGCCGTAGTTGTGAGTCAACTCGATAAGTCCTTGTCTGTCAAAAGTGCTCTTGTTGTGTGACAAGGCATTAGGAGAGTCATAGCCAAAGAAGTAGAGGTCGAATTTGCTATCAGGGAActcgagcttcttcacaAGGCTCATACCAAGGAATTCGTAGAATTTAGCTGCATTTGGGTCAATATTCGCACAGGTAGTGAGTTGGTTCAATTTAAGCTTAAGATGAGGCTTGATGATCAGGGCTGTGGACATCAAGGTGCCTGACTTACCGGAAGCCTTGGGGTCCTTGACTCGGATCCTTTTGAACCGAGTTAGTATATACTTTCCTAACGAAGATGCATGGAGATCTGCACTTACATTGAGTGGTTGAACTTGTAGTTCTTGGTATCTGTAGTTGAAGCCATGGTGACTAATCTGGATTGTCCAGCAGCAATAGCAGGTACAGGAATACGGGGAACTGTCTGTCTAGTAAGAAAGTTTTGGATGGACCTGATGCGCTGTGCGGCTCTTGCAAAGTTCATTGAGCTTTTTGTGCAGTATGAATTGAGTCTGTGAGAAATTATTGGATTTTATCATGATAGCCGAAACATTGGATCGTTGAGTAAGCCCCTCCATTCGGTGACTAACCCCACCTCTGACGTCAAAGCATCCTTTGTAGAAGCAGAGAGATTATAATTTCTATAGCACTACAGCACGCAGTCATCTACAATCACTTGGTATTCAATTATGTCAAAAGATCTCTGTCAGTTCTCCTGTAGTTGTTAATCATGAAAGAGGCACCATAAGGTAAGTTCAAAACTGATTAACACGGTGTTGTGTAGGGTAGGTATTCTTTCTGGCCGGGCTCGGAATGACAATGCATATGTATGTTCGGAACTGAGTAAACTGCCTATCTGTTACAGGTCCCTTCTAGGATAAACTGGTCTTTATTAGGTATGGGTATCCTCTTGTCCTGATGCAGCGAAGGCGCATTGTTTCACAGGGCCATTGGCTATCTATTGTCGTAAGAATGTAACTCAACCCCCTCTCTCATTGTATTCACTATGACACAGGCTTCCATTTCAACAAGCGGTAGCATCATATTCCCACACACCATACATAGATGCCAGTTAATAATTCATTAGGTTCCAGCTTAGTGACATaaaggatgatgctgattCTACACTGCCTATCCCCTTTTGTTAGCGACACAGACATCAAATTGTATGAACCGTACAAAAATAAACCCAGCTTTATGCACCTTTACCGAATATGTCGTCAATGAACCTAGGCCAACTGCTGTAGTTCACTGTTGAGGGGCCGTTCTCAGCCGCCAACAGCCTGTGGAACTAATTTAGCGGCCCTGGGCAGCCAAACCTAAAAGAGATGGATTTCTATTTACTCACCTCAGGGTTGCTGCAGTCAGTATTAGGTAGTTAGCCGCCCACTCATCGCAATACCTCGCGTTCTTTGACTTTACGCCCTTTCTTTACggtttcttttctcaatCCTCACCACATCACAGCATTAATGCCATGATATATTTATCCTCATCTAAGCTATTGCCCCTTGTTCAAAATTACGTTCAAGGCTAGCAATAGTGACCGCCAACTCGAAACTGTAACCGTCTGCAAAAGCAACACTTTAGCCATCATGGATCGATTCCGAACTACTGCGGGCGAATATGAGGACTCGGCCATCATGGACGATCTAAAGGCTGTTGGATATCAGGAAATTACTGGATTGCAGGAAGCCCAGGCTCGGTCGCCCTTGACGAAAACGCGGTCCATGTCCGATGGAGGAGGAACCCCCTCTCGA
Encoded proteins:
- a CDS encoding phosphoglycerate dehydrogenase — its product is MSPSATFDTTSTGHSNRLKILVPEKVSPDGLALLTPHFDVDNRKGLTAPELINLIPDYHGLIIRSETQVTAEVVQAGRKLRVVARAGVGVDNIDVPAASAQGVIVVNSPSGNILAAAEHTIALLLSTARNVGQADSSVKAGRWERSKLVGVEVGRKTLGIIGLGKVGMNVARMAIGLGMAVKAVDPYASTDMARQTGVELVPGLEDLLPVVDFLTIHTPLLATTLDLVGEAEFKKMKKTARVLNVARGGVYNEEALIKALDEGWIAGAGIDVWSSEPLAPDSAAARLSQHPKVVATPHLGASTVEAQENVSMDVCKQVLEILHGGLPTSAVNAPIIMPEEYRKLQPSVQLVEKMGRLYTQHFVRSKGGMIGGRRFELTYHGDLAGMTNTKPLFAALVKGLVSTFSDSHINMVNAALIAKEKGIVISETRSGDSPSTYANLVTLRSYQAGSSGSEQVIEGYASDERVFISKLDRFNGVFTPEGTLIILHNYDEPGKIGGVGMVLGQHGINIKFMQVASLDPEATKGADTPPDPKGNEALMILGVLGPVSGEVLEDLNNSPGVLDVGLVKL
- a CDS encoding lactoylglutathione lyase, which translates into the protein MNFARAAQRIRSIQNFLTRQTVPRIPVPAIAAGQSRLVTMASTTDTKNYKFNHSMIRVKDPKASAKFYEFLGMSLVKKLEFPDSKFDLYFFGYDSPNALSHNKSTFDRQGLIELTHNYGTEDDPEYKVNNGNQEPNRGFGHTCIAVDNIQAACKRIEDAGYKFQKKLTDGRMRNIAFVLDPDGYWVEVVARNDYKQTEDVKETDVSTYTMNHTMLRVKDAEKSLKYYQEVLGMSRLRTLENPEAGFNLYFLGYPGDQPFPEGQDENTITHREGLLELTWNYGTEKDENFHYHDGNSQPQGFGHICVSVDNIDAACKRFEDLNVSWKKRLTDGRMKNVAFLLDPDGYWIELVQNEKFSGKENF
- a CDS encoding lactoylglutathione lyase, with the translated sequence MNFARAAQRIRSIQNFLTRQTVPRIPVPAIAAGQSRLVTMASTTDTKNYKFNHSMIRVKDPKASGKSGTLMSTALIIKPHLKLKLNQLTTCANIDPNAAKFYEFLGMSLVKKLEFPDSKFDLYFFGYDSPNALSHNKSTFDRQGLIELTHNYGTEDDPEYKVNNGNQEPNRGFGHTCIAVDNIQAACKRIEDAGYKFQKKLTDGRMRNIAFVLDPDGYWVEVVARNDYKQTEDVKETDVSTYTMNHTMLRVKDAEKSLKYYQEVLGMSRLRTLENPEAGFNLYFLGYPGDQPFPEGQDENTITHREGLLELTWNYGTEKDENFHYHDGNSQPQGFGHICVSVDNIDAACKRFEDLNVSWKKRLTDGRMKNVAFLLDPDGYWIELVQNEKFSGKENF